A portion of the Sphingobacterium spiritivorum genome contains these proteins:
- a CDS encoding mechanosensitive ion channel family protein — protein MNIFIKLQFLLFFFCGFISIAIAQDLRKTDKGYPVIVYADTLFHVKNKLGALSASERAQRTTDKIKALDDDLFFIADSLLTVPDSMVFDIVYKGNILLSISKPDADSMQVAPDVLAATYQQLILQHVKKYKSETDFSELLKRGAMGSLILLILVLCIYYINKYFNRFTAWILIKFKKRAGRIKIKDYDLINKDTEVMLIKKALGIFKYFLFFLLIYLTLPIIFRLFPWTKPWGDNLINFVVNPLKNIISSVVDFIPNLITIIVIYIVFHYVKKFIRFLANEIEADKLKINGFYADWAKPTYNIVRLVLNAFMIVVIWPFIPGSNSDIFKGVSVFLGLIISFGSSSAISNGVAGMVITYMRPFKIGDVVKIGEIQGTVLEKSLLVTRLQTTKNEIITIPNSAILNGNTINYTSLCRDDGLIIHTTISIGYDIGWQKIHELLIAAALKTDGISPERTPFVLQTSLDDWYVSYQINAYTNSPERMAPIYSELHKNIHEAFDGAGIEMMSPHYQAIRDGNASTIRNEK, from the coding sequence ATGAATATATTTATTAAGTTGCAATTTCTCCTTTTCTTTTTTTGTGGTTTTATTTCAATCGCCATAGCTCAGGATCTCCGGAAAACAGACAAGGGATATCCCGTTATTGTATATGCTGATACGCTCTTTCATGTTAAAAATAAATTAGGTGCGCTTTCTGCGTCCGAGCGTGCACAACGCACAACCGACAAGATCAAAGCACTGGATGATGATCTTTTTTTTATTGCAGACTCGTTGTTGACGGTACCAGATTCTATGGTATTTGATATTGTGTATAAAGGAAATATACTCTTAAGTATTTCCAAACCTGACGCCGATTCCATGCAGGTCGCCCCGGATGTGTTGGCAGCCACGTATCAACAGCTGATATTGCAGCATGTCAAAAAATATAAAAGCGAAACAGATTTTTCAGAGCTCTTAAAGCGCGGAGCAATGGGAAGCTTAATTTTGCTGATCCTTGTTTTATGTATTTACTACATCAATAAATATTTCAACAGGTTTACAGCCTGGATTCTGATCAAATTTAAGAAAAGAGCAGGAAGGATCAAGATCAAAGACTATGATCTGATTAATAAGGATACAGAAGTGATGCTGATCAAAAAAGCTTTGGGCATCTTTAAGTATTTTTTATTTTTTTTATTGATTTATCTCACGCTTCCAATAATTTTCAGATTATTTCCATGGACAAAACCCTGGGGCGATAATCTGATTAATTTTGTAGTCAATCCGCTGAAAAATATAATCAGTTCTGTAGTCGATTTTATTCCAAATCTGATTACGATAATAGTTATTTATATTGTATTTCACTATGTCAAGAAATTCATTCGTTTTCTTGCGAATGAAATAGAGGCTGACAAGCTGAAGATAAATGGTTTTTATGCGGATTGGGCAAAGCCTACGTATAATATTGTGCGCCTGGTACTGAATGCCTTTATGATCGTAGTGATCTGGCCGTTTATTCCGGGATCTAATTCAGATATTTTCAAAGGGGTATCTGTATTTCTGGGATTGATTATTTCATTCGGATCTTCTTCTGCGATCAGCAATGGGGTCGCCGGAATGGTGATTACTTACATGAGACCTTTTAAGATCGGCGATGTAGTCAAGATCGGTGAAATTCAAGGTACAGTTTTAGAAAAATCCTTGCTCGTCACACGGTTACAGACCACAAAAAATGAAATTATTACCATTCCGAATAGTGCCATTCTCAATGGAAATACCATCAATTACACCAGTCTTTGCCGGGATGACGGATTAATTATACATACTACTATTTCTATAGGTTATGATATTGGCTGGCAGAAGATTCACGAATTGTTGATTGCTGCTGCGCTAAAGACAGATGGGATATCCCCGGAAAGGACGCCATTTGTATTGCAGACCAGCCTTGACGACTGGTACGTTTCTTATCAGATCAATGCATATACCAACAGTCCTGAAAGAATGGCGCCGATTTATTCCGAACTTCATAAGAATATACATGAAGCCTTTGATGGGGCGGGCATAGAAATGATGTCCCCACATTATCAGGCCATACGTGACGGAAATGCAAGTACCATCAGAAATGAAAAATAG
- a CDS encoding transporter → MKKPLLLLLIILFGGIAQGQGHYTGSSFNPGDYFAPHSGWIIPVWYGYANMNYYNAAGNRSDQLINPAPENPTDLKIKQNVKTNSFILMAIYGGKGKILGANWGMMVIPTLNSPTANIALDYYSSQTGSGNYVFTNKSLGFGDMYLQPVWLSWTKGKYSYALNYGVWAPTGRYKPHDLDNGGHGYWSHNVRVAGRMKPIPRVSLSVATTLEMNQWQKDTDFKEGSHLTVDMGGSYVLDSRGNEIGLFGHYTSQISDDKGTNGGFVSDRIAGIGGFGSYWIKPMKVGLMGRITQNFNVKNRFGGTAVQVGVNYLIPAAH, encoded by the coding sequence ATGAAAAAGCCATTATTACTACTACTTATTATACTCTTCGGAGGTATTGCTCAGGGACAAGGTCATTATACAGGATCTTCCTTTAATCCCGGAGACTATTTTGCTCCCCATTCAGGCTGGATTATTCCGGTATGGTATGGGTATGCAAACATGAACTATTATAATGCAGCAGGTAATCGATCAGATCAATTGATCAATCCGGCTCCGGAAAATCCTACAGATTTGAAAATCAAGCAGAATGTAAAGACCAATTCTTTTATCCTGATGGCAATTTATGGAGGTAAAGGCAAAATTTTAGGAGCGAACTGGGGTATGATGGTAATTCCTACATTAAACAGTCCTACAGCAAATATAGCTTTAGACTATTATTCAAGTCAAACCGGTTCGGGTAATTATGTATTTACCAATAAAAGCCTGGGCTTCGGAGATATGTATCTTCAGCCTGTCTGGCTTTCCTGGACAAAGGGAAAGTACAGTTATGCCCTTAATTATGGGGTCTGGGCACCTACCGGTAGGTACAAACCTCATGATCTGGATAATGGAGGTCATGGCTATTGGTCGCATAATGTACGTGTGGCGGGAAGAATGAAACCAATTCCTCGGGTAAGTCTGAGCGTGGCAACAACTCTGGAAATGAATCAATGGCAGAAGGACACAGATTTTAAAGAAGGTAGTCACTTGACAGTAGACATGGGAGGCTCATATGTATTGGATAGCAGAGGGAATGAAATCGGATTATTTGGACACTATACCAGCCAGATCAGTGATGATAAAGGTACTAACGGAGGATTTGTATCTGACCGTATTGCTGGTATCGGAGGGTTTGGGTCTTATTGGATTAAACCCATGAAAGTCGGATTGATGGGAAGGATTACGCAAAATTTCAATGTTAAGAATAGATTTGGAGGTACAGCTGTACAGGTGGGTGTGAATTATCTGATCCCTGCAGCTCATTAA
- a CDS encoding penicillin-binding transpeptidase domain-containing protein, whose translation MKNSFILLAYYILFILSNQPHVSAQQTKKVKASFVSDSISVQEEFNRYFENKHAKGDIMVLDLQNNKWFASDAKSVFVPSLPASTFKIINLLIALETKVISDENQVVKWTGHTDTVKYGYRPDIYRDMTVKEAFEKSAGWVFVELAKKIGKKNYQHYLSLAGYGNADLNETDPDFWNFGNFGISPYNQLEFLRKLYLEQLSFDKRHMQTVKRVMLSEEYPDYAIHAKTGWTRIDGLNIGWWVGYIEKQNNTYLFATRLFQDRNLKNSGFGSSRKDITRRVLEDLGFIDIPSSAKTSTLTIQSRH comes from the coding sequence ATGAAAAATAGCTTTATCTTACTTGCTTACTACATCCTTTTTATCCTTTCTAACCAACCTCATGTTTCTGCACAACAAACCAAAAAAGTAAAGGCTTCATTCGTCAGTGACTCTATTAGCGTTCAGGAAGAATTTAACAGATACTTCGAAAACAAACATGCAAAAGGAGATATTATGGTATTGGATTTACAAAATAATAAATGGTTTGCTTCCGATGCAAAGTCTGTTTTTGTACCGTCGTTGCCGGCATCAACATTTAAAATCATCAATCTGCTGATTGCGCTGGAAACAAAAGTCATATCTGATGAAAACCAGGTCGTCAAGTGGACAGGTCACACAGATACCGTTAAATATGGATACAGACCAGATATATACCGGGACATGACAGTAAAAGAAGCTTTTGAAAAATCAGCAGGGTGGGTTTTCGTAGAGTTAGCTAAAAAAATAGGCAAGAAAAATTATCAGCATTATCTCTCTCTTGCCGGATATGGCAACGCTGATCTGAACGAAACAGATCCTGACTTTTGGAATTTTGGTAATTTCGGTATATCACCCTACAACCAGCTAGAATTTTTAAGAAAATTATATCTGGAGCAACTCTCTTTTGATAAAAGGCATATGCAAACCGTAAAAAGAGTTATGCTCTCAGAAGAGTATCCTGATTATGCTATCCATGCCAAAACGGGCTGGACACGAATAGACGGATTAAATATCGGATGGTGGGTAGGCTATATAGAAAAACAAAACAATACTTATTTATTTGCCACCAGACTATTTCAGGATCGAAATCTTAAAAATTCGGGATTTGGCAGCAGCAGAAAAGACATTACCCGCAGAGTACTTGAAGATCTTGGATTTATCGATATCCCTTCTTCGGCGAAGACTTCTACATTAACCATTCAGAGCCGCCATTGA
- a CDS encoding FKBP-type peptidyl-prolyl cis-trans isomerase, whose amino-acid sequence MASTKYLKKIRDLAERNLKEGIAFLEENAKRDNVIVKPSGLQYEILKEGNGEIPTLKAKVLCHYKGTLLDGTVFDSSYKRKKPEAFFVRELIKGWQEVLVLMPIGSHWKIYIPCHLAYGFESLTENSGGNCTLIFEMELKAIL is encoded by the coding sequence GTGGCATCTACAAAATATCTGAAGAAAATAAGGGACCTGGCGGAACGTAATCTGAAAGAGGGTATAGCCTTCTTAGAAGAAAATGCAAAACGGGATAATGTAATTGTAAAACCTTCCGGATTACAATACGAAATCTTAAAAGAGGGAAACGGAGAAATACCTACTTTAAAAGCAAAGGTATTGTGTCATTATAAAGGTACATTACTGGATGGTACCGTTTTTGACAGTTCTTACAAACGAAAGAAACCGGAAGCATTTTTTGTACGTGAGCTGATCAAGGGATGGCAGGAAGTATTGGTATTGATGCCCATAGGAAGTCATTGGAAAATATATATACCATGTCATCTGGCTTATGGATTTGAATCCCTGACGGAGAATAGCGGAGGCAACTGTACACTTATTTTTGAAATGGAACTAAAAGCTATTCTATAG
- a CDS encoding 3-ketoacyl-ACP reductase codes for MENLHNKKAIITGGGRGLGKATALALAAEGVSVGITGRNEENLKQTVKELEAFGIQAVYAVFDVADAGQVKSEVSKLIETLGGVDILINNAGIAEFGSFLDMDALRWQEILMTNVMGIYHVTKEVLPHLVAKNQGDIVNVSSTAGLTGNANTSAYSASKFAVIGMSESLMKEVRKHNIRVCTLTPSTIASDMSVDLGLTDGNPDSVLQPSDFAELIIANLKLPRRALLKSASLWSTNP; via the coding sequence ATGGAAAATCTACACAATAAAAAAGCTATTATCACAGGAGGGGGCAGGGGATTAGGAAAAGCAACAGCTCTTGCTTTGGCTGCTGAAGGGGTATCTGTTGGCATTACCGGCCGTAATGAAGAAAATCTAAAGCAAACTGTAAAGGAACTGGAAGCTTTTGGGATACAAGCGGTATATGCAGTGTTTGATGTGGCAGATGCAGGGCAGGTTAAATCTGAAGTTTCTAAACTGATCGAAACATTAGGCGGAGTTGATATACTGATTAATAATGCTGGTATTGCAGAGTTTGGTTCATTTTTGGATATGGACGCTCTTCGCTGGCAGGAAATCCTGATGACCAATGTCATGGGGATCTATCATGTTACAAAGGAGGTATTACCACATCTGGTCGCAAAAAATCAGGGAGATATTGTAAATGTAAGCTCTACTGCAGGATTGACGGGCAATGCTAATACTTCCGCATATTCGGCCTCCAAGTTTGCTGTGATCGGTATGTCTGAATCTTTAATGAAGGAAGTCCGCAAACATAATATACGGGTCTGTACACTTACTCCAAGTACCATTGCTTCGGATATGTCTGTTGATCTGGGACTTACTGATGGTAATCCGGACAGCGTGTTGCAGCCATCTGATTTTGCTGAGCTGATTATCGCTAATCTGAAATTACCGAGAAGAGCGCTGTTAAAATCTGCCTCTTTGTGGTCTACGAATCCTTAA